DNA sequence from the Treponema sp. OMZ 838 genome:
AATTCATCGCTGAAAAAAGACTATTTTGAAGCAAAGGATGTATTCAAGTATATTTTGGATAAAACTGCCGATAGCGCTATAAAAGCCGATCTGAAGGAATTTGCTTCGTCCTTTTATGCCGGTGCAAAAGCTACCGGACAAGCACCGGCAAATCTTTTTACTGAAGAATTTACAAATGCGGTTAAAAAATATGCCGATCTGTATCAGACTAAAGATATGAATAAGCAGCTCGCAATCGATAAAATTACGTACGGTATCGCTCAGCCTAAAAACGGCGGAATCGATGCCGATGACTACACAGGTACGGTGAAGATAAATCTTTGTATTGCAACAAGTGATCAGGTTACTGCTCAGAACAATATTTCGGCAATTAAAGAGATAAAAAAATCGGGGTTTGCAAAGATAACCAATGCGGATGAATTAAATAAACAAGTTTTTTTCGCGGTTGTCTCTAACCTAAATCCTTCAGATATCGATGTACAGACTTGGAAAAATAAAATTTTTACAGGCCGCCGTTTACTGAGTGTAAATAATAGTAATGGAACTGTTACCCCCAACCCCATTGCCAATCCTCTGCCCGGCGGTTCAGGTGAGCCTTTTCAGTTGTGCGTAAATGGAATGGGGAACCTAGCTTCTCAATTGGGATGCGGGCATTTTGGGGCTTCGCTGACTAAAAACGGAAAATCAATTTTTATAGAAAATATAGTTTTGGACAAAAAACAGAATGAAACGGATCTTAAAATAACGGTACAGTTAAAGGGTTTCACTGAT
Encoded proteins:
- a CDS encoding lipoprotein 17-related variable surface protein, whose product is MKKLILCITAVIAIGMTSCNSPLDHKGSSETPGVPSTPPQNPYELVEADVFEAFSLSKGHITASAAAKKIENGTPASGITFTERKMIAYDDEAGTFTITVKGTKDGKNFSQKISVTGFTHPLAEKFVQSVASCELNLDDAIEHNYSLAKYIEEVNKDKSGKKLVKKLSFMLSDSVTTIELGEHDSYTLTAKAKKGSPDTKIVVQPSVMFRKLTEGGTETLVKNTVFSFTHLNSSLKKDYFEAKDVFKYILDKTADSAIKADLKEFASSFYAGAKATGQAPANLFTEEFTNAVKKYADLYQTKDMNKQLAIDKITYGIAQPKNGGIDADDYTGTVKINLCIATSDQVTAQNNISAIKEIKKSGFAKITNADELNKQVFFAVVSNLNPSDIDVQTWKNKIFTGRRLLSVNNSNGTVTPNPIANPLPGGSGEPFQLCVNGMGNLASQLGCGHFGASLTKNGKSIFIENIVLDKKQNETDLKITVQLKGFTDFLTIVTNPGQAYR